A region of the Desulforegula conservatrix Mb1Pa genome:
GGGAAGAGTGCAATAAGCATTGCAAGGAATTATGGTGGCCGGAAAAAGAATTTTACTGGTCAGAATTTTTGGGCAAGAGGCTATTATGTCTCGACAGTTGGCAAAGATGAGCTGGCGGTTCGAGAGTATATTAGAAAACAAGAATATGAGGACCGCAGAATTGAACAGTTAAGACTGTTTGATTAATCACCTTTAGGTGATCCCCATTTTTTACCGCTTTGAGCGGTTCAGAATTCCATGCCACCGGCTTTGCCGGTGGTCGGTGACAGGGCTGTTTATCAGCTCAAAGTATCCGGCGGCAGACAGTCTTGACTCAATAAGATCAGAGGCTCTACGGCCAATGTTTCCTTCAAAGAAACCCATTGCCAGCCGCTGCTTACCATTCAGATTGATTTCCGC
Encoded here:
- a CDS encoding transposase, whose product is GKSAISIARNYGGRKKNFTGQNFWARGYYVSTVGKDELAVREYIRKQEYEDRRIEQLRLFD